In Amycolatopsis methanolica 239, a single genomic region encodes these proteins:
- a CDS encoding hydantoinase/oxoprolinase family protein: MIGVDVGGTFTDVVAIEDGKIKTVKVATDVRTTERGVLKGAEEIGVEAAEVFNHASTHGLNAVITRRLPKIAFLTTEGHRDILDIGRTWRPVEGLMNPAWRRSYGDANRPLVPRYLRRGIRERLTADGGVLIPLDEDQTRAELAVLRRCGVEGVAICLINAYVNDHHEERLRQLVQEELGDIPVSISSEVSPLAKEFARASTTVVDVFMRLIYGEYTRRLDAGLRELKFTGDLNFADCAAQLVRSDVAMEHPFRIVFAGPAAGTVSSAHFGSLIGARNLLCADVGGTSCDISMVTDGAPFVNTTFELEHDLIVNALSNEISSIGAGGGSLVTINAAGELKVGPGSAGADPGPACYGIGGTQPATTDTCLLMGIIDPDGFAGGRMKLDPELSRQAFEALDTKLSFEQRVSYAFNIGINNIAEGVTNIAIQHGVDPRDYSLVAYGAAGPMLLPAVLDLVHAAEVIVPPHPGLFSALGLVSTDLVYADSRSAYTLLTAEAAESIDKVYRSMEQRLSERLKDADRGKVTFVRSFDGRLAGQTWETPFIAVPNGEITAEGVEQMVANFHEAYAERSGNKFEALPVQGVTYRVQAVVNADKVEYPVLPERPAGERPEPTRTLTIRYLTDEDLPAHEYQRADLRAGDQIPGPAVIREPLSTTFLVPGQTAHVGSHGELRIRKA, from the coding sequence ATGATCGGAGTCGATGTCGGCGGGACGTTCACGGACGTCGTGGCCATCGAGGACGGCAAGATCAAGACCGTCAAAGTCGCCACGGACGTGCGCACCACCGAGCGGGGCGTGCTCAAGGGAGCCGAGGAGATCGGCGTCGAGGCGGCCGAAGTCTTCAACCACGCCAGCACCCACGGGCTCAACGCCGTGATCACTCGCCGGCTGCCCAAGATCGCGTTCCTCACCACCGAGGGCCACCGCGACATCCTCGACATCGGGCGCACCTGGCGACCCGTCGAGGGCTTGATGAACCCGGCGTGGCGCCGATCCTACGGCGACGCCAACCGCCCGCTGGTGCCCCGTTATCTTCGCCGCGGTATCCGCGAGCGGCTCACCGCCGACGGTGGTGTGCTGATCCCGCTCGACGAGGACCAGACCCGCGCCGAACTCGCGGTGCTGCGCCGCTGCGGCGTCGAGGGCGTGGCGATCTGCCTGATCAACGCCTATGTCAACGACCACCACGAGGAGCGCCTGCGCCAGCTGGTGCAGGAGGAACTGGGCGACATCCCGGTGTCGATCTCCAGCGAGGTCTCCCCGCTGGCCAAGGAGTTCGCCCGCGCCTCCACGACCGTCGTCGACGTGTTCATGCGGCTGATCTACGGCGAATACACCCGTCGCCTCGACGCCGGACTGCGCGAGTTGAAGTTCACCGGCGATCTCAACTTCGCCGACTGCGCCGCCCAGCTGGTTCGCTCCGACGTCGCGATGGAGCACCCGTTCCGGATCGTGTTCGCCGGCCCGGCCGCGGGCACCGTCTCCAGTGCACACTTCGGCAGCCTGATCGGCGCCCGGAACCTGCTGTGCGCGGACGTGGGCGGCACCTCGTGCGACATCAGCATGGTCACCGACGGCGCGCCGTTCGTGAACACCACGTTCGAGCTGGAACACGACCTCATCGTCAACGCGTTGTCCAACGAGATCTCCAGCATCGGCGCCGGCGGCGGCAGCCTTGTCACGATCAACGCGGCGGGCGAGCTGAAGGTCGGGCCGGGCAGCGCGGGCGCCGATCCCGGACCCGCGTGCTACGGCATCGGCGGCACGCAACCCGCGACCACCGACACCTGTCTGCTCATGGGGATCATCGACCCGGACGGTTTCGCGGGCGGCCGGATGAAACTCGACCCGGAGCTGTCCCGGCAGGCCTTCGAGGCACTGGACACCAAGCTGTCGTTCGAACAGCGCGTGTCCTACGCGTTCAACATCGGGATCAACAACATCGCCGAAGGCGTCACCAACATCGCGATCCAGCACGGCGTCGATCCCCGCGACTACAGCCTGGTCGCCTACGGTGCCGCGGGTCCGATGCTGCTTCCCGCGGTGCTCGACCTGGTGCACGCGGCCGAGGTCATCGTGCCGCCGCACCCCGGCCTGTTCTCCGCGTTGGGCCTCGTCAGCACCGACCTGGTCTACGCCGACAGCCGCAGCGCCTACACCCTGCTCACCGCGGAGGCCGCCGAGTCGATCGACAAGGTCTACCGCTCCATGGAACAGCGGCTCTCGGAGCGGTTGAAGGACGCCGACCGCGGCAAGGTCACCTTCGTCCGCAGCTTCGACGGACGGCTGGCCGGCCAGACCTGGGAGACGCCGTTCATCGCGGTGCCCAACGGCGAGATCACCGCCGAGGGCGTCGAGCAGATGGTGGCCAACTTCCACGAGGCCTACGCCGAACGCAGCGGCAACAAGTTCGAGGCGCTGCCGGTGCAGGGCGTGACGTACCGGGTGCAGGCCGTGGTGAACGCCGACAAGGTCGAGTACCCGGTGCTGCCGGAGCGGCCCGCGGGCGAGCGCCCCGAGCCGACCCGGACCCTGACCATCCGCTACCTCACCGACGAAGACCTCCCCGCACACGAGTACCAGCGGGCCGATCTGCGGGCCGGCGACCAGATCCCCGGCCCCGCCGTGATCAGGGAACCGCTGTCCACCACGTTCCTCGTACCCGGCCAGACCGCCCACGTCGGCTCCCACGGTGAGCTGCGCATTCGCAAGGCGTGA
- a CDS encoding TetR/AcrR family transcriptional regulator, protein MPRPPGHGPGYEIKRQEIIDQAARLFAKQGYAATGIAEIGQVAGLAKGALYYYIGSKENLLVEIQNRVLNPLLAAARRIAALDEDPVLRLRLLSQTLLELILARLDHIWVYEHDYRHLRGANRTRLLHQRQEFEKIVRDLLVEAMETGAFRKMDARLAMLQFLNMHNHTYQWAKPGGKWDAEFLSREYCATLISGFRSPSYDAGDLEERVRRFREHEQG, encoded by the coding sequence ATGCCAAGACCACCAGGGCACGGGCCGGGTTACGAGATCAAGCGACAGGAGATCATCGACCAGGCGGCGCGGCTGTTCGCCAAGCAGGGTTACGCGGCCACCGGGATCGCCGAGATCGGGCAGGTCGCCGGCCTTGCGAAGGGTGCGCTCTACTACTACATCGGGTCCAAGGAGAACCTTCTCGTCGAGATCCAGAACCGCGTCCTGAACCCGTTGCTGGCGGCCGCCCGGCGGATCGCGGCCCTGGACGAGGATCCGGTCCTGCGTCTGCGACTGCTGTCCCAGACCCTGCTGGAGCTCATCCTGGCTCGGCTCGACCACATCTGGGTCTACGAACACGACTACCGGCACCTGCGCGGTGCGAACCGAACGCGGCTGCTCCACCAGCGGCAGGAGTTCGAGAAGATCGTGCGGGACCTGCTCGTGGAGGCGATGGAGACGGGCGCGTTCCGCAAGATGGACGCGCGCCTGGCGATGCTGCAGTTCCTCAACATGCACAACCACACCTACCAGTGGGCCAAGCCCGGCGGTAAGTGGGATGCGGAGTTCCTGTCCCGGGAGTACTGCGCCACGCTGATCTCCGGCTTCCGCAGCCCGTCCTACGACGCCGGAGACCTCGAGGAGCGGGTGCGGCGGTTCCGGGAGCACGAGCAGGGATGA
- a CDS encoding alpha-ketoacid dehydrogenase subunit alpha/beta, whose translation MTSTQASDVGADVAAQTEMYRRMRLIRQFEDRASRLYRVNQIPGFLHLSIGQEATAVGACWPLDDRDVVTSTHRGHGHCIAKGLDVTGMFAELMGRSTGTCRGRGGSMHIADPRKGIFGANGIVAAGLPIATGAATAAQLRSRGGVVVAFFGDGAVAQGMFHEAVNLAAVWQLPIIFFCENNHYAEFSAAKDQHRATLADRARGYGIDFAHVDGNDVVAVADTVSGLVRDLRAGGGPVLVEAETYRWHGHYEGDPERYREPAELTEWKMRDPLTVLAARLAPDRVAEIDREVDAVIDAAVEQAQAADEPEPETLHHFVGVPREPVPEPPEPDGEVFRTMDAVREALEHELAADEDVFLAGIDVGAGGNVFGLTRGLAEAYPGRVRDTPISESAIIGAGVGSAMAGLRPVVELMYFDFLGVCLDQLMNQAAKLRFMTGGAVSMPLVVRTQFGAGKSSGSQHSQSLEALLAHIPGLTVVMPSTPADTYGLLRAAIRDPNPVVFVENRLLYGRKGPRPRPGHLVPLGKAAIRREGTDVTLVSYSKLVHECTAVAEQLAQDGISVEVIDLRTIAPLDTETVLRSLAKTGRLVVAHQAVEAFGVGAELAAVAAEHGFWTLDAPVLRVGAAHTPAPYAPSLEREWLPDQERIAAAVRKSVLG comes from the coding sequence ATGACTTCCACCCAGGCGAGCGACGTCGGCGCCGACGTCGCGGCACAGACCGAGATGTACCGGCGGATGCGGCTGATCCGCCAGTTCGAGGACCGCGCCTCCCGGCTCTACCGCGTCAACCAGATCCCCGGGTTCCTGCACCTGTCGATCGGCCAGGAGGCCACAGCCGTGGGGGCCTGCTGGCCGCTCGACGACCGCGACGTGGTCACCTCCACACACCGCGGCCACGGCCACTGCATCGCCAAGGGGCTCGATGTCACCGGCATGTTCGCGGAACTGATGGGCCGCAGCACCGGGACGTGCCGGGGCCGCGGCGGTTCGATGCACATCGCCGATCCGCGCAAGGGCATTTTCGGCGCCAACGGCATCGTGGCGGCCGGACTGCCCATCGCCACCGGAGCGGCGACCGCGGCGCAGCTGCGCTCCCGCGGCGGCGTGGTCGTCGCGTTCTTCGGGGACGGCGCGGTGGCACAGGGCATGTTCCACGAGGCGGTCAACCTCGCCGCCGTGTGGCAGCTCCCGATCATCTTCTTCTGCGAGAACAACCACTACGCCGAGTTCTCCGCGGCGAAGGACCAGCACCGCGCGACGCTGGCCGACCGGGCCCGCGGGTACGGGATCGACTTCGCGCACGTCGACGGGAACGACGTGGTCGCGGTGGCCGACACGGTGAGCGGCCTGGTGCGCGACCTGCGGGCAGGCGGGGGACCGGTGCTGGTGGAGGCCGAGACCTACCGCTGGCACGGGCACTACGAGGGTGACCCGGAACGCTATCGGGAACCAGCCGAGCTCACGGAATGGAAGATGCGCGACCCGTTGACGGTGCTCGCGGCCCGGCTCGCCCCGGACCGGGTCGCCGAGATCGACCGCGAGGTCGACGCGGTCATCGACGCCGCGGTCGAGCAGGCGCAGGCCGCGGACGAGCCGGAACCGGAGACCCTCCACCACTTCGTAGGCGTGCCCAGGGAGCCGGTTCCGGAGCCGCCCGAACCGGACGGCGAGGTCTTTCGCACCATGGACGCCGTCCGGGAGGCGCTCGAGCACGAGCTGGCCGCCGATGAGGACGTGTTCCTGGCCGGGATCGACGTGGGCGCGGGCGGCAACGTCTTCGGGCTCACCCGCGGACTCGCAGAGGCCTACCCGGGGCGAGTGCGCGACACCCCCATCTCGGAGAGCGCCATCATCGGCGCGGGTGTCGGATCGGCCATGGCCGGCCTGCGCCCGGTCGTGGAGCTGATGTACTTCGATTTCCTCGGCGTGTGCCTGGACCAGCTGATGAACCAGGCCGCGAAGCTGCGGTTCATGACCGGCGGCGCGGTGAGCATGCCGCTGGTGGTGCGCACCCAGTTCGGCGCGGGCAAGTCCTCGGGCAGCCAGCACTCCCAGAGCCTGGAGGCGCTGCTCGCGCACATCCCCGGGCTCACCGTGGTGATGCCGTCGACCCCGGCGGACACCTACGGCCTGCTCCGGGCTGCCATCCGCGATCCGAACCCGGTGGTGTTCGTGGAGAACCGGCTGTTGTACGGGCGCAAGGGCCCGCGGCCGCGACCCGGCCACCTGGTGCCGCTGGGCAAGGCAGCCATCCGGCGCGAGGGCACCGACGTGACGCTGGTGTCGTACTCGAAACTGGTGCACGAGTGCACCGCGGTGGCCGAGCAACTCGCCCAGGACGGGATCAGCGTCGAGGTGATCGACCTGCGCACGATCGCTCCACTGGACACCGAGACGGTGCTGCGGTCACTGGCCAAGACCGGCAGGCTCGTGGTGGCGCACCAGGCCGTGGAAGCCTTCGGCGTCGGAGCGGAACTGGCCGCCGTCGCGGCCGAGCACGGGTTCTGGACGCTCGACGCGCCCGTCCTGCGGGTCGGCGCCGCCCACACCCCCGCGCCCTACGCACCCTCACTGGAGCGCGAGTGGCTCCCGGACCAGGAGCGGATCGCCGCCGCCGTGCGGAAATCCGTGCTCGGCTAG
- a CDS encoding alcohol dehydrogenase catalytic domain-containing protein, with protein sequence MRALRWHGRGDLRLDEVPEPPEPGPGEALVAVSYAGICGTDLHEHSHGPNLIREKPHPLTGFSPPVTLGHEFSGRVVALGSPVPGVEPGTRVAVDPCLRCGSCRWCRHGEYHICAKGGSVGLASPGAFAPLVTVPTYGLVPVPDGVSDELAALAEPLAVGLHAVRRAGVRPGDNVLLLGAGPIGVAVLMALELAGAAGIYVSEPVPDRAKRAAELGATEVYDPAVTDVRREVFLRTGRIGPDVVVEATGRPELVELAVSAVRRGGRVVLAGISGGAASLPLKQIVPFERTVLGTLGYNFDIPRVLDLVAAARFDPSPLLTGVYPLSRGLDAFHDLASGSHLKILLDPEEH encoded by the coding sequence ATGCGAGCGTTGCGGTGGCACGGCCGGGGTGATCTGCGACTGGACGAGGTGCCCGAGCCGCCCGAGCCCGGCCCAGGCGAGGCGCTGGTGGCGGTCTCCTACGCGGGCATCTGCGGTACCGACCTGCACGAGCACTCCCACGGTCCAAACCTGATCAGGGAAAAGCCCCACCCGCTGACCGGGTTCAGCCCGCCGGTGACCCTCGGGCACGAGTTCAGCGGCCGGGTCGTCGCACTCGGCTCCCCGGTTCCGGGTGTCGAACCCGGCACCCGGGTTGCCGTCGACCCCTGCCTGCGCTGCGGCAGCTGCCGCTGGTGCCGCCACGGCGAGTACCACATCTGCGCCAAGGGTGGTTCCGTCGGCCTCGCCTCGCCGGGCGCGTTCGCCCCGCTGGTCACGGTGCCCACCTACGGGCTCGTCCCGGTGCCGGACGGGGTGTCCGACGAGCTCGCCGCGCTGGCCGAGCCGCTCGCCGTGGGACTGCACGCCGTGCGCCGGGCCGGCGTGCGCCCGGGTGACAACGTTCTGCTACTCGGTGCCGGGCCGATCGGCGTCGCGGTGCTGATGGCGCTCGAACTCGCCGGTGCGGCGGGAATCTACGTCAGCGAGCCGGTCCCTGACCGGGCCAAACGGGCGGCTGAACTCGGCGCGACCGAGGTCTACGACCCCGCCGTCACCGACGTACGGCGCGAGGTGTTCCTGCGCACCGGGCGAATCGGACCGGACGTCGTCGTCGAGGCCACTGGACGGCCCGAGCTCGTCGAGCTCGCCGTGTCCGCGGTGCGGCGCGGCGGCCGGGTGGTGCTCGCCGGAATCAGTGGTGGCGCGGCGTCGCTGCCGCTGAAGCAGATCGTGCCGTTCGAGCGGACCGTGCTCGGCACGCTCGGCTACAACTTCGACATCCCCCGGGTGCTCGACCTGGTCGCCGCGGCCCGGTTCGACCCCTCGCCGCTTCTGACCGGTGTGTACCCGCTTTCCCGGGGACTCGACGCGTTCCACGACCTCGCCTCCGGTTCCCACCTGAAGATCCTGCTCGACCCCGAGGAGCACTGA
- a CDS encoding acyl-CoA dehydrogenase family protein — MDFDLPAETIALQRMCRDFAAKEIAPYAAEWSERCHFPAQVFRKLGELGLMGMLVDESYGGADAGLVSYVAAMEALGEADQSVASAWNAHSTIATLPLARFGTEEQKKRWLVPLATGEKLGAFGLTEPTAGSDAAGIRTTARRTEDGWVLNGTKMFISNAGTEMSLGVTVLAVTGTDDNGKKRYGTFFVPDGTAGYDKGQPLRKLGWHALDTRELVFTDCWVPEDHLLGEEGNGLRQFLEVLDAGRISVAALSLSLAQTALDLAVRHAGEREQFGRPLNRFQAVGHKLADMATEVEAARWLVYRAAWLGDQGRPFAKAAAMAKLYASEVANRAASASVQIHGGYGFIRESAISRFYADAKILEIGEGTSEVQRNVIARSLVPTGKEMPR; from the coding sequence ATGGATTTTGATCTGCCCGCGGAAACCATTGCGCTGCAGCGGATGTGCCGCGATTTCGCCGCGAAGGAGATCGCGCCGTACGCAGCCGAGTGGTCCGAACGGTGCCACTTCCCGGCGCAGGTGTTCCGCAAGCTGGGCGAGCTGGGGCTGATGGGCATGCTCGTCGACGAGTCCTATGGCGGGGCGGACGCGGGGTTGGTGTCCTATGTGGCCGCAATGGAAGCGCTGGGCGAGGCGGACCAGTCGGTGGCATCGGCGTGGAACGCGCATTCCACGATCGCCACCCTGCCGCTGGCGCGTTTCGGGACCGAGGAACAGAAGAAGCGCTGGCTCGTCCCGCTCGCCACGGGCGAGAAGCTCGGTGCGTTCGGGTTGACCGAGCCCACCGCGGGTTCGGACGCCGCGGGTATCCGCACCACGGCTCGGCGCACCGAGGACGGCTGGGTGCTCAACGGCACCAAGATGTTCATCAGCAATGCCGGCACCGAGATGAGCCTCGGCGTGACCGTGCTGGCCGTCACCGGCACCGACGACAACGGCAAGAAGCGGTACGGGACTTTCTTCGTACCGGACGGCACCGCCGGTTACGACAAGGGGCAGCCGCTGCGCAAGCTCGGATGGCACGCACTGGACACCCGCGAGCTCGTGTTCACCGACTGCTGGGTCCCGGAGGACCACCTGCTGGGGGAGGAGGGCAACGGGCTCCGGCAGTTCCTCGAGGTGCTGGACGCGGGACGGATCAGCGTCGCCGCGTTGTCACTGTCGCTCGCGCAGACCGCACTCGACCTCGCCGTCCGCCACGCGGGTGAGCGCGAGCAGTTCGGCCGTCCGCTCAACAGGTTCCAGGCCGTTGGGCACAAGCTCGCCGACATGGCAACGGAGGTCGAAGCCGCGCGCTGGCTGGTCTACCGCGCCGCGTGGCTGGGGGACCAAGGCCGCCCGTTCGCCAAAGCCGCGGCCATGGCGAAGCTGTACGCGTCCGAAGTGGCCAATCGCGCGGCCAGCGCGAGCGTGCAGATCCACGGCGGGTACGGGTTCATCCGCGAGTCCGCGATCTCGCGCTTCTACGCCGACGCGAAGATCCTGGAGATCGGCGAGGGCACCAGCGAGGTGCAGCGCAACGTCATCGCCCGATCCCTCGTCCCGACCGGTAAGGAGATGCCGCGATGA
- a CDS encoding crotonase/enoyl-CoA hydratase family protein, which produces MSDEVLVEEQDRVLVITINRPRARNAVNAAVATAVNAALERLTERDDLLAGVLTGAGDTFCAGMDLKAFLRGETVSLPGLGLAGLTERRLTKPMIAAVEGYALAGGCELALACDLIVAADNAQFGIPEVKRGLVAAAGGLLRLPTRMPYQLAMEYALTGDPFDATVAHRHGMVNRLTQPGRALTEAMALARRITANAPLAVRVSKAVVSRAPGWSEEVAFERQRELVQPVFVSEDAREGARAFAEKRDPVWRGK; this is translated from the coding sequence ATGAGCGATGAGGTGCTGGTCGAGGAACAGGACCGGGTCCTGGTCATCACGATCAACCGCCCACGGGCCCGCAACGCCGTGAACGCGGCGGTCGCCACCGCCGTCAACGCGGCACTCGAACGACTGACCGAGCGCGATGACCTGCTCGCCGGTGTGCTGACCGGTGCCGGGGACACGTTCTGCGCGGGGATGGATCTCAAGGCCTTCCTGCGGGGGGAGACCGTCTCGCTGCCCGGGCTGGGACTGGCGGGGCTGACCGAGCGACGTCTGACGAAGCCGATGATCGCCGCGGTCGAAGGCTACGCGCTCGCCGGCGGGTGCGAGCTTGCGCTGGCCTGTGACCTGATCGTCGCGGCGGACAACGCCCAGTTCGGCATACCCGAGGTCAAACGCGGCCTCGTCGCCGCGGCGGGCGGGCTGCTGCGGCTGCCCACGCGCATGCCCTACCAGCTGGCCATGGAATACGCGCTCACCGGCGACCCGTTCGACGCGACCGTGGCGCACCGCCACGGCATGGTCAACCGGTTGACACAGCCGGGCCGGGCACTGACCGAGGCGATGGCGCTCGCGCGCCGCATCACCGCCAATGCACCGCTGGCAGTGCGGGTGTCCAAGGCGGTCGTCAGCCGGGCACCCGGGTGGAGCGAGGAGGTGGCCTTCGAGCGCCAGCGGGAGCTGGTGCAGCCGGTCTTCGTCTCCGAGGACGCCCGGGAAGGTGCACGGGCGTTCGCGGAAAAGCGGGATCCGGTGTGGCGGGGTAAATGA
- a CDS encoding R2-like ligand-binding oxidase has product MSVTRDIEPGHHHELGGVTDTGRRPDTVPRKLFRDGNANFWNPDDVDLTQDEADFAALTPEERRLTCVLIASLMAAGESVLQDLQPLVAAIATEGRPHDDAYLTQLVFEEAKHAQALRAWFGALGMGDDLPRFIASRDRHRRILLEELSWTLYTLADDHSPAAQIRASVAHNHLVEGFFVLTCYTAWARICRNRGIFTGLQRIIGHIATDERRHVAWGTFTCRRHVAADDTNWAIVTERTQELLPLATDVLGEMLAPFGPGAPFEISTQELVGSALYEVGRRLGSIARARGRRVEEVDRDHAPMRLEHEIAAYTADPVGRDIRRTVVPIRHQL; this is encoded by the coding sequence ATGTCCGTCACCCGCGATATCGAGCCCGGCCACCACCACGAGCTCGGCGGAGTCACCGATACGGGGCGCCGGCCCGATACTGTCCCGCGGAAACTGTTCCGCGACGGCAACGCGAACTTCTGGAACCCCGACGACGTCGACCTCACTCAGGACGAGGCCGACTTCGCGGCACTGACCCCCGAGGAACGACGCCTGACCTGCGTACTCATCGCCAGCCTCATGGCCGCCGGCGAGTCGGTGCTGCAGGACCTGCAGCCGCTGGTAGCGGCGATAGCCACCGAGGGCAGGCCGCACGACGACGCCTACCTGACACAGCTCGTGTTCGAGGAGGCCAAGCACGCGCAGGCGCTACGTGCGTGGTTCGGCGCGCTCGGGATGGGTGACGACCTGCCCCGGTTCATCGCGAGTCGAGACCGCCACCGCCGGATCCTCCTCGAGGAGCTCTCGTGGACGCTGTACACACTCGCCGACGACCACTCGCCCGCCGCCCAGATCCGCGCCTCGGTGGCCCACAATCACCTCGTCGAAGGCTTCTTCGTGCTGACCTGCTACACCGCATGGGCACGGATCTGCCGGAACCGTGGGATCTTCACCGGCCTGCAACGGATCATCGGGCACATCGCGACCGATGAACGCCGTCACGTCGCCTGGGGAACGTTCACCTGCCGGCGGCACGTCGCGGCCGACGACACGAACTGGGCGATCGTCACTGAACGCACGCAGGAACTATTGCCGCTCGCCACCGACGTGCTAGGCGAGATGCTGGCGCCGTTCGGACCGGGAGCGCCGTTCGAGATCAGCACGCAGGAACTCGTCGGCTCCGCGTTGTACGAGGTCGGCCGCCGCCTCGGCTCGATCGCGCGGGCGCGCGGTCGCCGGGTCGAGGAGGTCGACCGCGACCACGCGCCGATGCGCCTCGAACACGAGATCGCGGCGTATACAGCAGACCCAGTCGGCAGGGATATCCGCCGGACCGTCGTCCCGATCAGGCATCAGCTGTGA
- a CDS encoding sensor histidine kinase, producing the protein MAADGQPVPGALPVARVMVTVRLAVALSMALLLLFGGDDVRRHLPWAVVTLSIASGYAVVVAANPRWELHTWPAAWLLTVLDSTFTLLTVAVTGAATSPGVAILLLVVTAAAIRLPLGPTVALALGLGVAYLAVALLVDPGFTPGQERWLQGLWWAGYLLLTGLLGASLSRLVEREREAGFAARVEAMAEHTAAEEERDLRRRLLESYQSQQDGLAVLLHEFRTPVISLRALARGLATDATLALADRATGSRLIAEHANHLSDMLDALGDVAASRRPAFGTGRSRPVELRSLVLASADAAGIQPPRLRLHFDDALTVTTDPQRFRRVLTNLLENAARHGEGKPVDVEAEVTAGRLLLRVLDHGSGVDASSLAKLTGKFTAAGSNRGTAGLGLWIVEQIVQALGGRVGFRNRPGGGLVAEVEVPVD; encoded by the coding sequence ATGGCGGCCGACGGGCAACCCGTACCGGGCGCGCTGCCGGTCGCCCGGGTAATGGTCACCGTGCGGCTCGCGGTCGCGCTGTCGATGGCCCTGCTGCTCCTCTTCGGTGGCGACGACGTCCGGCGGCACCTTCCCTGGGCCGTCGTGACCCTTTCCATCGCGTCCGGGTACGCGGTCGTCGTCGCGGCGAATCCGCGCTGGGAGCTCCACACCTGGCCGGCGGCCTGGCTGCTCACGGTGCTCGACTCGACCTTCACTCTGCTCACGGTCGCCGTGACCGGCGCGGCGACCAGCCCCGGAGTAGCGATCCTGTTGCTCGTCGTCACCGCCGCGGCCATCCGCTTGCCGCTCGGTCCGACCGTGGCACTCGCCCTCGGACTCGGCGTCGCCTATCTGGCCGTGGCGCTGCTGGTCGACCCGGGATTCACACCGGGGCAGGAGCGCTGGCTCCAGGGCCTCTGGTGGGCGGGCTACCTCCTGCTCACCGGCCTCCTCGGCGCGAGCCTGTCCCGGCTGGTCGAACGCGAACGCGAAGCCGGGTTCGCGGCCCGGGTCGAGGCAATGGCCGAGCACACCGCGGCCGAGGAGGAACGCGACCTACGGCGGCGGCTCCTCGAGTCGTACCAGTCCCAGCAGGACGGCCTCGCTGTCCTGCTGCACGAATTCCGCACCCCGGTGATCTCGCTGCGCGCGCTGGCCCGGGGGCTCGCCACGGACGCCACGCTCGCTCTGGCCGACCGCGCAACGGGCAGCCGGCTGATCGCCGAGCACGCGAACCACCTCTCCGACATGCTCGATGCACTGGGTGACGTCGCGGCGAGCCGCCGCCCGGCGTTCGGCACCGGCCGGTCCCGGCCGGTGGAGCTGCGGTCCTTGGTCCTCGCCTCCGCAGACGCGGCCGGAATCCAGCCACCACGGCTGCGCTTGCACTTCGACGATGCGCTGACGGTCACCACGGACCCTCAGCGGTTCCGCCGTGTGCTCACGAACCTGCTCGAGAACGCCGCCCGTCACGGCGAAGGCAAGCCCGTCGACGTCGAGGCCGAAGTCACCGCCGGCAGGCTCCTGCTGCGGGTCCTCGATCACGGCTCCGGTGTGGACGCGAGCAGCCTCGCGAAACTGACCGGCAAGTTCACCGCGGCCGGGTCGAATCGCGGCACGGCCGGGCTCGGCCTCTGGATCGTCGAGCAGATCGTGCAGGCACTCGGCGGCCGTGTCGGGTTCCGGAACCGGCCGGGCGGTGGCCTGGTCGCCGAGGTCGAGGTCCCGGTGGACTGA
- a CDS encoding response regulator transcription factor, with amino-acid sequence MIAAVGSVAERSCHTRPVTDRRLVVVDVDDHDLFARGLALLLTTNAGDRFEVGGTTTHVEEAPALVESCAADLALVDLAMPPLGGAAAIRQIKRRHPATRVLALSGSDDLELAEQALRAGADGYLTKSADPEVLVAPLLTVAAGFRVLEGELLDVLLTTARKPPEALLDALDSQDLRLWALLARGLETQDIANRMLVSERTAKRMVASLLNRIGAANRVEAAGLAGAYGLLDQSPGECPQ; translated from the coding sequence GTGATCGCCGCGGTCGGCTCGGTGGCGGAACGTAGCTGCCATACTAGGCCGGTGACTGATCGCCGTCTGGTGGTCGTGGACGTGGACGATCACGACCTGTTCGCCAGAGGGTTGGCGTTGCTGCTGACGACCAACGCCGGTGATCGTTTCGAGGTGGGTGGAACCACCACTCACGTCGAGGAGGCGCCCGCGCTTGTCGAGTCCTGCGCGGCCGATCTTGCCCTCGTCGATCTGGCGATGCCGCCCCTCGGCGGAGCGGCCGCGATCCGCCAGATCAAGCGGCGCCACCCGGCCACCCGTGTGCTCGCGCTGTCCGGGTCGGACGATCTGGAACTTGCCGAGCAGGCTCTGCGCGCCGGAGCGGACGGCTATCTCACCAAGTCGGCCGACCCGGAGGTCCTCGTCGCGCCGTTGCTGACGGTTGCCGCCGGTTTCCGCGTCCTCGAAGGCGAGCTGCTCGACGTGTTGCTGACCACGGCCCGCAAACCGCCGGAAGCACTGCTGGACGCGCTCGATTCCCAGGATCTGCGGCTGTGGGCGCTGCTCGCCCGCGGCTTGGAGACCCAGGACATCGCCAACCGGATGCTGGTCTCCGAGCGCACGGCCAAGCGCATGGTCGCCTCGTTGCTGAACAGGATCGGCGCGGCCAATCGGGTCGAGGCCGCCGGGCTGGCCGGCGCCTACGGTCTGCTCGACCAGAGCCCCGGAGAATGTCCACAGTAG